A stretch of DNA from Marinitoga hydrogenitolerans DSM 16785:
ACATCATTCATTAATACATTAGCTGATGTTTTGAAAAAAGGGGGAATTATAGAATTAGCAACAGACGTTGATTGGTATGCACAAGAAGTTTATAATAATTTTAAAAAATCTGAATTTTTTGAACCTGAAAAAATAATAGAAAACTTTAATAGACCTATAAAAACAAAATATGAATTAAAATGGGATAAAGAGGGAAGAAATAAGTATTTGTTTATTGCAAAAAAAATTAAACATAATAAAGTTAAAAGAGTTTTGGAAGGAGTGAGCGAATTGCCGCATAAAAATATAAGAGATATTAATATTGAAAAATTAAAAGAATTAAAGGATAACCATATTAAAGAAAACAATTTATCTTTTACTGTTAATTCAATATATGAAGATTTATTAAATGACAGATTTTTATTAAAAGTTGTATCAACAGATAATGATTTTATGCAACAATACTATATTTCAATTTACAAAAAAACAAAGGATTGGCTTGTAAAACTTGATTCAACAACTATCCCATATAGAACACCTGCTGTTAAGTTCAGTGTTTATAAAATAGCAGAATTAATTGAAAAATAAAAATTTATACTAATATGTGATATAATAGGAGAAATAATAGGTTTATATTTTTGGGGTAAGGGTATGATTTTATGAAATCAAAATTTTATAATATTTTAATAATTTCATTATTGCTTGGTGGAATTTTATTTATTTTTATCAACACTCTGATACAAATTAGCATTGAACAAAAAATACTATATGATATGAAAAGTTCAATAAATATAATAAAAAACATATCATCAACAGTCTTTCATCTACAAAAAGAAAGAGGTTTGGTTAATATATATTTAAATGGTGAAGAGAGTATTTATAATAATATACTTCAAGAAAATATTTTAGTCGATGAAAATTTAAAAAAATTAAAAAATTTCAATTTAACTAATACTATGTATTCAATGGATGTAAAACTATTAGAAAATAAAATTAATTCAATTCGTCAAAATTATAAAAAAAACAAATTAACTCCTATTGATACTTTTTTAGAATATACTCAAATAATTAATAATTTAATAGATTTATATATATATCCTATAAAAGAACCAACGACATCCGCTATAGGGAAATATTTAACTTCTATTTATTTTTTAGAAAAAATTAAGGAATATGCTGGAGAATTTAGAGGTATTTTTTCCTCTATTATAAAAAAAGAAAATATTTCAGATACAGAATATTTCTTATTAGATAGAAGTTTTTATATGTTAACAGAGTTTCCTACTTTTAATGGTTTTCCCTTAAGCAAAGAAACCTATAATAAAATTAAAAAGGTTGAATCAGAATATATTTATAAAGATATAATGAATTATTACGAATTATTTGAAAATAAATCTAAAGACTTATTAACGCTTAATCCTGAAACTGTTTTCAACAATTTAACAAATTTAGTTGATTTTTTTCAAACTATGATTGATGAGGAATTATCAACCCTTGAAGTAAAAGTAAATACTAATATAAAATATAAAAAAAATTCTATTTTTATTGATTTCTTACTTTTAATTTTTAGTATAATTTTATTCGTTTTTATATTAAAAAACTATTATAAATTAATAAATACTAAAAACAAGCTTAAATATTTAGCTTCACATGACAGATTAACAAATCTATCAAATAGAAACTTATTTTTTGAAAAAGCTGAAAATATATTAGCTTTAGCTGATAGAAATAATTTAAAATATGCTATAATGTTTATTGATATTGATAATTTTAAAAAAGTAAATGACTATTTTGGTCATGATAATGGTGATACTATATTAAAGAATTTTGCTAATATTCTAAAACGTTATTTAAGAACTTCAGATGTCATTTCTAGATTTGGTGGTGACGAATTTCTAATTTTAATGCAATATAAAAAAATTGAAGATATATTTGTTGTAGCAAAAAAATTAAATGAAAAAATGTATAAAAAATTTACTAATAAAAATAGTTCCTTTTTTACTTCTTTAAGCATAGGAATATCTCTTTTTCCTGAACATTCAAAAAATTTAGATGAATTAATAAAATATGCTGATATTGCCATGTATGAGGCAAAAAAAACTAAAAATAATATAAAAATATATAAACCAGGAGATTGATTTCTCCTGGTTTATATTTCTTTTATTTCATTGAAATTTTTTTTAAAATTAAACAAGAAAAATGTTGAAACTAAACTAATTAATGATAAAGCTAAAATAAAGAAATTCATCCCGCCTATTGAATAAAATATGGATAAATATGGACCAAAAAAATTACCACTTATTCTAAATGCAGAAAATACTGCCATTCCTTTTTCTTCAAAACCTACAGATAAATATGATGCATATTCACTACTCATAGTCAATGAAAGTCCAAGGAATAAACCAGAAATAATGATTAAAAATAAGAATCCAACTATTGAATTAGAACCAACGAACATTGATAAAATTAATGTTGCAAATGTTGTTAAAGGTATCCAAATTTTTATTCCACTTATTTTATGTTTAAATAAATTACCGAGCATTAAAGCTAATGCGAATATTGATATATAAATTTTTCCAAATATTGGATTATTAATATATTTTTCAATAAAAAATGGCATTGTTGCTTGAAAACCAACTATAACTGCTAATGTTAAAATCCCAAAAAATGCAGCTAAAAATATTCTTGGTGAAAATTTAGTGACTTGTTTCTTTGCTTTTTCTAAATGTATTTCTATAACTGGTAATTGTTTATACACAAACAATGTCGTTATAAATAAAATAATACCAACAGTCATTAATACATAATAAGACATATAAATAAATCCTGTTCCAATAACAAGAGGACCCATTACTGCACCAAAACTTGCTAAAAATTCAATAAGTCCAAAATATTTTGTTTGTTCTTTTTCAGAAAAATCGGCTTTTGTTATTACTGTTAAAGCATTAGAAAATAATGCTGAATCTGCTATTCCTTGTAATGCACGAAATACTATTGCTAAAATAGGTAATTTCATTGACATACCTGATAAATATAATGCTGTACTCCATAATGCCATAGAGTATAAAAATGTTTTGCTTTCACCTTTACTTTCTAAAATTCTACCCCAAAAAGAACCAAAAAGAATTGATACTAATGGTGTTATACCTATAAAGGTACTTGCAAGTAATGTTGATCCAAACATTTCTGTTAACTGTGGAAACGATGAGGCTATTCCAACTTGAACAAACACTTGTAAAAATGGTAAAAATAAAATAAATCTTAAATTTTTCTTCAATCTATTCAACCTCCTACTTTATCCGTTCTTTACCTTTCTTGTCAACTTTAAACTATAAACATTAAATTAAGATGATAAATTTTTACTTCATGATTAAATAAATGATAATTATTCTCGCTATAAATCTTTTTAAATCAAAGTTTAATCATTATGTAATCATAAATAAATCATATAATTTTATATCCTTTAATTATCAACATACTATGTTATAATATAAGTAGATGGTTTATAATTAAGAACTTAGTTTATTTTATAAAAAGTTTTAATAATACGTATTTTAGAAGTTAACAACATAATGTGTTCATAACTATCGATTATGTTGATAATTTTATCAACTATTTTATGTTGATAAAATTTTTTAACAACCAAAATAGTAACTAATAACGTTGAAAGTTCATTATTTGACAACAAAATAAAGTATACCAACAAAATATATAGAACAAATATTCGTATATATATTTATTAACATTATTATGAAATAAAAATTTTTTTTATTTTCAAAGTTTTGAACTTATTAAAATATGCATAAATAAATAACTATATGAACTTATAAACATTCAACATCATTATAGCACCTGCACCTATTAAATAATATATATAAAGGAGAAAAATTATGAAAAACATTTTGTTGTTTACATTGAGTGTTATTTTAATATTATTTCTGATAGATATAGTTTTTATAAATATCTCTACACTTAAAGAATTAAAAACACTAAAAATAGAAGAAAAAAACACTCAAAAAGAAGAAATCTTAAATTTAAATCCTAAGAATAACCAAGAAGATTTTATAATAAAAACATGGTTTAAAAAAATTATAGATGGAAAATCTATAATCTTAAAAGATATAGTTTCTACAAATAAAAATATTTATATTATAGGTCAAAATGAAAAAGTAAATAAAAATATTGTAATTATAAATATCGACAACACTGGAAATCTTATTTTTCAAAAAGATATAAGAATATCAAATACAACTAAAATATACAAAGCAGAATATATAGATAATCATATATATATTGTTGGAACAGAGGATTATAAACCGGTAATATTTATATTAGATCAATCTGGAAATTTACTAAAATCAAAAATTTTTGAAAAAAACGGAACATTTCTTAGAATAATAAAAGATAACTTTGATAATATCTATGTAATTGGTTATATAATAGAAAAATCAAAAAAAACAGGATATTTTATTGAAATAAATTCTAATTTAGAAAAATTAAACGAGTTTAAAATTACATGGTATAATAATGAAACTATAACAGATATTTCAACAGACAGAAATTATATATACTTACTTGGAAATACTACTTCTACAGCAAACAATAATTCTGATATTTTTATAATCAAATTAAATAAATTTAATTATAACGATTATAAAATATCAAGATTTGGAAAAGAACAACTAAATGAATATGGATATTCTATAATAAAAGATAACAATAGTTTTTACATTGTTGGATATAGTACAACAAGTAATAATTTTCCATGGAAAGTACTTATTATAAAAGTGAATAATGATTTTAATGAAATTATGAGAAAAGATTATATGTTAAAGCGCTCATCTATAGCGTATTCTGGATTTTTATATAAAAACAAAATAATAATATCTGGATATACTCTTGAAAAAAATAATGATTTTGACGGATTTATAATTTTAATAGATAAAAAAGATGGAACTCTTTTGAAAGAAAATTATTATGGTGAAGATTATGACGAAAGAATATTAAACTCAAAATTAATATCTAATAATGCTATAATATCTGTGGGATACCAAAAAAAAGAAAACAACATATCTGGAATTATATTATATTCAAATTACGATGGAAGATTAAACGAATTTATAAAATAATATGTTATAATTAAAAAGATAATATCTTTGGAGGTTCTAAAAATGAAAAATGAACAAATAACATTATATAAATTACTAACAAAGAATATAATGATGATAGTAGTAACTGCAATAACCTTTGTTTTAATATTAGTAAGTATATTTAGTTTTATAAATATAACAAAAGTAGAAAAATCATTAAAAAATAATATTGAGGAATTGATAAAACTATCATTTAATTCTTTTTATAACACAATGTATGACTTTGATTCCAGATATTATAAAGGATTGGACATTCTAATAGAAGATATAAAGAAAAATACTCAAAAAGCTGATATTTTAATAGATGAATATATAGCTACACATAATACTCTTAAAAAAGATAATGTAACTATAATCAAAGATAATACTTTGTTAGATAATAAAATAAGAGAAAAA
This window harbors:
- the trmB gene encoding tRNA (guanosine(46)-N7)-methyltransferase TrmB, whose amino-acid sequence is MHDKIGVLKYFIKPQYYDIYPLNWNEIFGNKRKIYVEIGFGSGEYMAALAKENPDINFIGFETSLTALYKAQIKFHKNNIKNARVIQGDARLLIRELFPSNSISKLIVNFPCPWPKERHKERRIFITSFINTLADVLKKGGIIELATDVDWYAQEVYNNFKKSEFFEPEKIIENFNRPIKTKYELKWDKEGRNKYLFIAKKIKHNKVKRVLEGVSELPHKNIRDINIEKLKELKDNHIKENNLSFTVNSIYEDLLNDRFLLKVVSTDNDFMQQYYISIYKKTKDWLVKLDSTTIPYRTPAVKFSVYKIAELIEK
- a CDS encoding diguanylate cyclase; this translates as MKSKFYNILIISLLLGGILFIFINTLIQISIEQKILYDMKSSINIIKNISSTVFHLQKERGLVNIYLNGEESIYNNILQENILVDENLKKLKNFNLTNTMYSMDVKLLENKINSIRQNYKKNKLTPIDTFLEYTQIINNLIDLYIYPIKEPTTSAIGKYLTSIYFLEKIKEYAGEFRGIFSSIIKKENISDTEYFLLDRSFYMLTEFPTFNGFPLSKETYNKIKKVESEYIYKDIMNYYELFENKSKDLLTLNPETVFNNLTNLVDFFQTMIDEELSTLEVKVNTNIKYKKNSIFIDFLLLIFSIILFVFILKNYYKLINTKNKLKYLASHDRLTNLSNRNLFFEKAENILALADRNNLKYAIMFIDIDNFKKVNDYFGHDNGDTILKNFANILKRYLRTSDVISRFGGDEFLILMQYKKIEDIFVVAKKLNEKMYKKFTNKNSSFFTSLSIGISLFPEHSKNLDELIKYADIAMYEAKKTKNNIKIYKPGD
- a CDS encoding MFS transporter translates to MKKNLRFILFLPFLQVFVQVGIASSFPQLTEMFGSTLLASTFIGITPLVSILFGSFWGRILESKGESKTFLYSMALWSTALYLSGMSMKLPILAIVFRALQGIADSALFSNALTVITKADFSEKEQTKYFGLIEFLASFGAVMGPLVIGTGFIYMSYYVLMTVGIILFITTLFVYKQLPVIEIHLEKAKKQVTKFSPRIFLAAFFGILTLAVIVGFQATMPFFIEKYINNPIFGKIYISIFALALMLGNLFKHKISGIKIWIPLTTFATLILSMFVGSNSIVGFLFLIIISGLFLGLSLTMSSEYASYLSVGFEEKGMAVFSAFRISGNFFGPYLSIFYSIGGMNFFILALSLISLVSTFFLFNFKKNFNEIKEI